One Cucumis sativus cultivar 9930 chromosome 1, Cucumber_9930_V3, whole genome shotgun sequence DNA segment encodes these proteins:
- the LOC101222077 gene encoding fasciclin-like arabinogalactan protein 17, producing MDFTLSAPFKLSIIFSFLLLSFRISSASPEYSKPRLSSPSANSSGQINSNSVLVALLDSHYTELAELIEKALLLQILEDAVGNHNLTIFAPRNEALERDLDPEFKRFLLEPRNLKSLQTLLTFHVIPTRIGSTEWPKHSESTRHQTLSNHVLRLTHHSTGERTVDLAKVIQPDAITRPDGVIHGIERLLIPQSVQDDFNRRRNLQAITAVKPEGAPEVDPRTHRLKKPAPPAEPGSAPALPIYDALAPGPSLAPAPAPGPGGPHHHFNGERQVKDFIHTLLHYGGYNEMADILVNLTSLATEMGRLVSEGYVLTVLAPNDEAMAKLTTDQLSEPGAPEQIMYYHLIPEYQTEESMYNAVRRFGKIRYDTLRLPHKVVAQEADGSVKFGQGEGSAYLFDPDIYTDGRISVQGIDGVLFPPEEAEEKLSVKTVQHVKVVTKPRRGKLLEVTCRMLGAFGQDSRFTTCQ from the coding sequence ATGGATTTTACTCTCTCCGCCCCCTTCAAGCTCtccatcatattttcttttctacttctcTCCTTCCGAATCTCCTCCGCATCCCCGGAATATTCAAAGCCTCGTTTGTCGTCTCCTTCCGCTAATTCCTCCGGCCAGATTAACTCCAACTCGGTCCTCGTCGCTCTACTGGACTCGCATTATACCGAGCTTGCAGAGCTGATTGAGAAAGCTTTGCTGTTGCAGATTCTAGAAGATGCTGTTGGAAACCACAATCTCACCATTTTCGCGCCGCGAAACGAAGCTCTGGAGCGCGATCTCGACCCTGAGTTCAAGCGTTTCCTTCTCGAGCCAAGGAATTTGAAGTCACTCCAGACGCTATTGACGTTTCACGTCATTCCGACTCGTATCGGATCGACCGAGTGGCCGAAGCATTCTGAGTCGACTCGCCACCAAACACTCTCCAATCACGTCCTCCGATTGACTCACCACAGCACTGGCGAACGAACCGTGGATCTCGCCAAGGTCATTCAACCCGACGCCATTACACGTCCCGACGGCGTCATCCACGGAATCGAACGATTGCTCATTCCTCAGTCCGTACAAGACGATTTCAACCGCCGACGGAATCTCCAGGCTATAACTGCAGTGAAACCGGAAGGAGCACCAGAGGTTGATCCGAGGACTCACCGTCTAAAGAAGCCAGCTCCACCAGCCGAACCAGGCTCTGCACCGGCTCTTCCAATATACGACGCATTAGCTCCAGGGCCATCGCTGGCTCCGGCTCCCGCGCCGGGACCAGGTGGGCCACACCACCACTTCAACGGTGAACGGCAAGTGAAGGATTTCATTCACACTCTTTTACACTATGGCGGTTACAACGAAATGGCTGATATATTAGTGAATCTAACGTCCTTAGCCACGGAAATGGGAAGGCTAGTTTCAGAAGGCTATGTGTTAACCGTTTTGGCGCCGAACGACGAAGCCATGGCGAAACTGACGACGGACCAACTGAGCGAGCCAGGGGCCCCGGAGCAAATCATGTACTACCATTTGATTCCAGAGTATCAAACGGAGGAGAGTATGTACAATGCAGTTCGCCGATTTGGAAAAATCCGATACGACACATTGAGATTGCCGCATAAAGTGGTTGCGCAAGAGGCTGATGGTTCGGTGAAGTTTGGGCAGGGAGAAGGGTCGGCGTACTTGTTCGACCCTGACATTTACACCGACGGGCGTATCTCAGTGCAGGGAATCGATGGAGTTCTGTTTCCGCCGGAGGAGGCGGAGGAGAAACTGTCGGTGAAAACAGTT